The Alnus glutinosa chromosome 1, dhAlnGlut1.1, whole genome shotgun sequence region ATCGGGGGCTGCCAGTATCTTGATCTCATTAGAGATTTTCTCAAGTTTGTCGCTCAAAGCATCACCCTCAATCACGGTGTAGCCGAATGTGAAGTTTTCCTGGTCAACCTCATCAATTCTGTGCTTCCCGTACTTGAATTGGCTGCCTGAAATACATAGAAAAAACACCTTTAATTCTTACtcgtaaaatgataaaaaaaaaaaattatgcgtTAATTAATGGAGATTAATTAGGACAGAAACTAACCTTCCCCGAAGGTGATCTTCTTGATGGTTCCCGGCCCTCCGTTTCCTTCAATGTTTTCAGCACTCTTAACGGCGTGAGGTGCAACCTTTGGGATGAGGCTGTCAGCATCGAGGAAAAACGCCTTGAACAGCTTAGCCGGTGGGATAACGGAGGTGGTCTCAGCCTCGTAAGTGAAAACACCCATGACGAGCTGAAAGTTTCGAAATGTACGTACGTTCAGAGGAAGAATGATGAGGAGGATTGGTTGAACTCTAGATAGTTTTTGAACTTGGGAGATATGAGTACATAGAGGGAGGTATTTATAGAGTACTTTAGATCAAAGAATTTTAGgtagtttcaaattttcttttggataTCCTCGATCACTATGAAacttaaatcataattttttaagagaaaaatttgttatttattcaAAGAAAGcatctttgaaatttttcaatataaacgACAAAAACCCTATTGATTCCAGGTGCTGAAGTAATTAGCCTCAATCCTTTCCTCAATATCAAACAAAATAGCTCTTGTATACATGTGAAGAGAACAAAAGTAGGGATCACGAGGGCTAACCATAGTTAGAGTAAAGGAAACTTCACCTACTTCttatattttggaatttttgcaAGCACATCAGTTTAAAAAGATGTAATATCGGGTTTGATCACATAGATATTTTAAAAGTTTGCATTATCACCCATCCACTAGTATTAGCATAAGATGCCATAATCCCCAAAATAATCATGCatgttttacaaaaaaaaataataggagtatttactttttttctccACGTGAACTACcggccattgtcaacatgtcaCTACGAACATACATCTCGACCAtaagagagcattcaactatAATTTTTGTACCTTTACTCGGTCCCCTTCCGTCAGAGAATCTCATTAAATCGGACAGAATATGTAATTTTTAGACGttctggggtggccgcgagccacccggAACCTCCTCTAGGGGTAGCTTGTGGGCTACCCCCAGCATAaggggtggccggagccacctttgggggtggtttgcaagccacccccttgttttgctttttctttttctttttttcttttattattattattattattattattatttgtttaattttgagggtattttttgtaaattttgattttaagtagGGTATTTCAGTCTTTTCATGAATTTAACTAACAGAAGGGGGTAAAGGTACAGAAATGATAGTTAAATGCTCTTTTATGGTTGAGGTGTCAGTTCGTGACAGCATGTTGACAATTGCCGGTAGTTTATGGGGCGAAAATGTAATTACtccaaaataataagaagaagaacacAAGCCATGGCTGTGGGTGATGTGATCCATGACCAAGGTCCGTGGACCTACGGCTAAGGCCGGTCACAACGATAGagcttttttttctattttactttattttggttttttttaattaagggtaattttgtatttttattagtCTTACAAGGATATAATAGACATTTCACCTGTTTATTGTCTGATTTAATGCTAAAACCTAATGGTAAGGGTATTGACATTACAAACTTTTAAAATATGGAAACCCGAGATTGaagctttttaaattttaagggtATGCTTGCTAAAGTGTCAAAACATCATGGaagtaagtaaagtttttcctatagtaggttaaaacaaaaaaaaaaaaagtgaggaaCGTCAAATTTTTCTACTTGCATTGTTTGAACTTTATATTGCTTAATATGCTTAAAGAGAAACCATCCTTAATTTTGTGATTGTTTGTGTGTTAAATTTACGTATTTGTCGGATATTCCTATGCGTTTATATGTAACGTACCTATGCTTATTTTTGGACTATAAAACAGTTGGGTACCCATTTTTGTTCAAAAGCTTTTACTAGATGTTCACCATTTTGCAATTTGGCAGGACTTAAAATTTTTTACATTGATTCAATGATGGCTGCCGCAAGCCAGCAAAGGGCAATAAACCTTTTCTTCATTCAACAGCAACCTTCATTTATTTTACTGTTCTCTTCTTCCATGCTTTCACAAACCTTGAAACTTATATTTCATGGCAtataaacaaagaagaagatcgATCTAGAAGTGATTATTAGGTccacaaaaatgaaaatattttgtcgGTCCAACagatttctttttaaattatgaaaaaaaattttaattgctAAGAAAAGATCTACAAGAACAGCAAACCGTAagacaaaaaaaccaaaaaaaaaaaaaaccccaagaaTTACGAGCCTCAGGAAGGATTAACTTAATTGGTAAGGAGCTTACTCATATGGTTGGTGAAGGGGAGATATGAGTTTGAGTCTCTCTCAATTTCTTAAATTTCTATGTGGCGTGGTTCCTCAAACCAACAAACCAATTTCTATGCACCAAATGTTATGAGATGCCATACCATATAGACTCTAGGAGATGAAAGGGGTGATGTATTGCATTACTAATTAACCCCTACTCACTGCTCTCTATCACTATGCCCTTGGTTACCTCTTGGTGGAGACTATAATTACAAGagaaacagggaaaaaaaaaaattgtgggtaCAATCATAAGTTGCAAAGGAAAAATTGGGATTTAAGCTTTCTGCCTCTGCCACTGTCAGAAAGTTTGAATGACCTTTGACTCTTTATCGATGAAGGTCATTTCTGTATGACCTCTGCCCATAAAGGATCAGAGTAGAAGTGTCGGAAAAGATATGTGTCTTCATCCTAGCCAGACGAAGACACCTTCCTTCAACAAGTGAAAATGGAACTCCAACCGAGAGTCTCAAAGAGACAGAGACGGAGGAGAAGGGACGGCcggcaggggccatgccccccccccccccccccaacttttttgaaaaaaaataaaattataaggataaaaaaaaatcctaaaaattaaaaattaaaaattagccCATTGGCCCCTTCTCAATTTGTTGGCCCTTAcccaattaatttttgttccttaaccaaataaacctaaaaaaaaaagcctaaatcCACAAATTTGTAGACTTGTAGTCTCTAGACATCAAAAACCGACAAGCACATAATTAAGGGGGGCGTTTCCAGTTCCAACACAGCCAAACAACTCAAattctaaaacaaaaatatttaataaaaaaaaaattgaaacaagaatATCTCTGTACTTTTCTCCACCCCTTAGCTGACCCACTGCAGTTTTCAGTTTGCACACCAAATCCGACACCACGGCCAAGCAGTAAGCACACCATTATCGCTTTGCACATCAGGTCCACGACACCATGGTAATCTGCTCATATTTTTTGGTGATGATAACTATTTAtgaccttttgttttgtttgctttcGCCTTTCTGAGGAAGGAGAGGAGACTAGGAGAGCTGAGAGAGTCTAACTAttgaaaacaagtttttttaaaaaaaaaaatttaaaaatttaaaatttttatttttatttttatttttatttttatttttattttttttattttttttattttttttatggaagtctCTAGACActagaaaactgaaaaattattgTGTATTTGTGTACTTTCAACTTTGTGACTTGACTTGTCCCTTGAAAAAGCTGTAAGCTATTGTGACGTTTGTCACTATAGAgtccaaatataaataattaaatttaagtttttgtggGATAATCCCTTCATAGAGTGAAGTGGCTTCTTTTGTGACGTTTCTCTAGACTAATTAGactagaaaaaaattattttttgttctctaTATCGAAAAAGTTGATAGAATGATGCTGTGATAGTGATATGTATAATACCCTTTTTGAAACCAAAATAGATATTGAAGATTGGCGCTCCTTTTGTTCGAGTGCAAATGGCAGTTAATACCTTGTGTGATTAAGAACTTGATTTGCCACCCATGCTTACTGAACAACAGACTTCAGATTCAAATAACAGATACCCTTTTGGGTAACCAAACTTGATATTGAAGATTGATGCACCTTTTAGCGAGTGAACATACTTTGTACCTAGAAAGTttaccaagtttttttttttttaataggttcTTTAATTGTTTTGTGTACTGtgtacaaataaaattttgaaaatggttGATTTAATCGAATTTTTACGATAAAgaacaataattaatttgcaACATAGAAGCGATGCAAAATCACTCAACGCACGTCACACTTTTTTAGGTTAGTTTTCTAAGCTCAATTCCTAATATAAGTGGTATTGTAATTAGaatattatggttattaaatattgagaatatttgtcattatagtttataagtctaaacaattaattgGAGAATTTGACATGTGAAAGCTATTATATTCTACTTTTCTAAAGACTTCAATATAACCATGTCAATTTATTTGTAGATGATGGGAAAGCCAAATACAATACttgaatttttcaaaagaaaaaatgcacaaagttcAAATGCCAATGTTAGTGATACATCATCGCCAACTTCTGATATCAtagtttctgaaaattcttctgAAAAATCTCGAAGAGTTTACATCAATGAATTTGATATTAGTTCATTGGAGTTTGATCGTGGATTGCGTCGTCAAATATGGGAGTATAATGTTAATCAACGGGATGAAATTCGATGAGCTTACATTCAGGCTAGTCTGTACCAATTTATCCTTGAAGAATACCCAAAATCTGAAAATCCAAATCATCTTCGTAGCTTTCAACCTTCGTGGTTCAATCTATTTCCTACATGGCTTGAATATTCGAAGAAAAAAGATGCAGCATTTTGTCTACCATGCTTTCTCTTTAATAAGCCATCTGGGCATCCTACGCAACGTATATTCACTATAAATGGATTCAAGAATTGGAAGAAAGTTAGAGATGGAAAAAATTGTGCTtttctcaatcatataggaAAAGATTCTAATTCATTTCATAGAATTGCTGAGTGGTCATATGAAGACTTGAAGAACCAGTCTCAACACATACAAAAtgtgtttgaaaatttcactttgaacaaattgcaaataatcGACTGCAGTTAAAAGCTTCAATTGAAGTTGTTCGAATACTTGCCTTTCAAGGTATTGCTTTTAGAGGTCGGGATGAAAGTGTGAATTCAACGAATTGTgaaaattttcttgaaatattgaatttgaTAGTTTCATATAATGAACAAATTGCTGAAGTAATAGGCTAAAGCTCCAAAAAATGCCTCTTACACATCACCAATgatacaaaaagaaattttacatattttttcaaccaaagtgAAGGAGACAATTTGCAAAGAAATTGGTAATGCAAATTTTTGCATAATTGTTGATGAAGCTTGTGATGAGCCAATGAAGGAGCAAATCACTATAATTTTAAGATTTGTCGACAAAGATGGTTTTGTGTGGGAACACTTTTTTGGGCTTGTTCATGTTTCTAATATTGCGGGAGTAACCCTACAAAAtagtatatattttgtattgtctcAACATAAGTTGCGATTGAAAATATTTGAGAGCAAGGATATGACGGCGCAAGTAACATGTGAGGTGGTTGGAATGGGTTGTAAGCTTTGGTTTCAAATGATTGTCGATATGCCTACTACATTCATTGTTTCGCACATCGTTTGCAATTGGCATTAGTTGCGGCATCAAAGGAAGTTATTcctattcatcaattttttttactaatttgacTTTTATTGTCAATATCGTTTGTGTCTCATGCAATCGATTTGAAGAATTGCGAATTGCTTAAACTGCTGAAATGGCTTACCTGATTGAAATTGATGTGATTCAGAGTGGAAGGGGACTCAATCAAATTAGTAATTTACAATGGCTAGAGATACTCGTTGGAGTTCTCACTTGAGATCAGTTTCTAGCTTGATCAAAATTTTTAGTCCAGCTTGTGAAGTTCTTCTGAAAACAATTGATGTGGGAACTACTTCTTCCCAACGAGCAGAAGCAAATCAGTTTATCAGGTAATgacttcatttgaatttgtcttCATCTTGCACCTCATGAAAGAAACAATGCAGATCACTGATCATTTATGTCAAGAATTGCAATCAAAATCTCAAGATATTTTAAATGCCATGAATCTTGTTTCATCCACTAAAACATCTATCCAACAATATAGAGGCGATAAATGAgatgatttacttaccaatgtgAAGTCATTTTGTGGGAAACGCAATATAGATGTCCCAGATATGAATACTCGTTATGTTGAGAGACGAGGTTGAGCTCGCCATTAACAAGCCGACTTTACAATTGAGCAACATTATCGATTGGATATGTTTTGTACCTCAATAGATTCTCaattgcaagaattaaatcGCCGGTTTAGTGAGCATGCAGTGGAGTTGCTTATTCTCGGCTCACCTCTTGATCCTCGAGCCGCATGTGAATCTTTCAgaattaatgatatttttcagttggtaaaaaagttttatccgcaagactttattgattttgaaaagGAATAGTTGGAAATAGAACTTAACCATTATAAGCATAATGTAGTTCAACATTCGAGTTTTCAAGCACCgtcaaatatttttgaattgtgccaatggttggttagtaccagaaaatcaactatctaccAACTTGTTTTTCGAGTTATTGTACTTGTGCTTACTCTTCCCGTTTCTAACGCAACTACAGAACGAGCATTTTCAGCCATGAATATTGTCAAAATTAGGcttcgcaacaaaattgaagatgagtttCTGATGAATTCTCTAATGGTGTATATCGAAAGAGAAGTTGCTGCAACAATTAGCATAGATTCAATCATAGATGGTTTTCGGGATTCAAAAACACGATGAGTTCCATTTTAATAGGTGTTTTGGCTGAAATTTAATGTATTATGAAAcacatattttgtatattttcttttgttttgttttgtattttttttttgtcaaaacaaaattgattaatttcgtctttatatatttatttcatcttcaatctttatatatttcttattcatgctttgaccCCTActcctattttaatatatttgtaatttatgccttAACGGCTTGACCTCTGCCCAAAATACTTTTTGGCTCTGTCCTTGCTCAAAGAGGTGGGTTGAAATTCTATAAAATACAAGGGGTAACCTCTGCCAACGTCTCCTAATTTCGTCAGAAATGAGAGCCTATGCAGTCCtaagaaaaaatacaataataataataataataataatattaaagagCAACAACCACTATGTATTGCCAGCGGGATAGGGGCCTTTAGTCTCAGCTATTAAGGCCCCCAAAAGAACATGCTCATGGGCTGTTGGGTTCGCTCCCAGGTCTAGAAGCAAATTACATACTTCTACACAGCCGTTGATAGATCTCCAACACCTCTGatacaaaaaattcatcaataaaaaaaaaatgtaacatctTTTATCCCGAACTCTCATGAACCCCTCCCCTTTCTCTATTCTCTCTCCTGCAAAGCCCACCATGGGAGAGAAAGCTTCTCTATCTCCCCCCCTCCCTTGCCtcccttttcttcctctttccatCCTTTTCATCACAGCTTATGTCTCCTTTGAGGTATTATCCAGCTAGAGTTTTCTATAGCTTTTTCTAAGCTAGAGTTTTCTCTAGCTGGACTGGACTCGTGCGCCTCCTACCAC contains the following coding sequences:
- the LOC133858898 gene encoding major allergen Pru ar 1-like encodes the protein MGVFTYEAETTSVIPPAKLFKAFFLDADSLIPKVAPHAVKSAENIEGNGGPGTIKKITFGEGSQFKYGKHRIDEVDQENFTFGYTVIEGDALSDKLEKISNEIKILAAPDGGSILKSTSKYYTNGDHEIKEDQFKAGKENATGVFKAIESYLLANPEAYN